The genomic DNA TTCAACATACCCCTCTATCGCAGATTGATTGAAAGAGTCCAAAAGCAGCATTTTATCCAATACCGCTAATGATCTTTACCGCAGCTGGCAGTGAAAACCGTATTGCGGTAGCAACTGTGATATTCTTCAATATGGCATTTGCGACCGTTGTCGCCCTATTGGTGATCCCCGCAATGTACCGACTCATCTCTTCGTCAACTCACTCACTAGGGTTAGTTGAAGCACAACTTAATGACGCCATTGCCGCTCAAAAAGCGCAACAGCCTTAACCTTCACAGGTGTAATAATGACAACCCTTGCCGTATTCGTAGATGTGCAAAATATTTATTACACCTGTAAGCAAGGTTTTGGGCGTTCATTTAATTACCGCGCCTTGTATAAACGTTTATCCGCACAAGGCAATATTAGCCATGCTATCGCCTATGCGATTGCTCCGGCAGATGACGGACAGGTTAAATTTCAAGATGCACTAAAACATATTGGCTTTACGGTTAAAACTAAGCCTTATATTCAGCGTAGTGATGGCTCAGCCAAGGGAGATTGGGATGTCGGTATTACTATCGATATGCTTGAGATAGCCCCCATGGTAGATGAAGTTATTTTACTGTCTGGTGATGGTGATTTTGATTTGTTACTCAAAAAAATCAACCAAACGACCACATGCTACACCCATGTAGTAAGTGTTGAGCGCCTTACCGCAAAGTCGCTAACCGACCAATGTCAGCAATTTACCGCCATTGATAACACATTATTGATTTAGCCATTTACGCCATTACTTTATTTCGCATACGCTTTATCGACACTCTTTTACAATAGCTAATCCTGATGAGTGTCTATTAGCGGTTAAATCAATAATCGCTCTAGATAAGCGATTTAATGGTTTGTCTTTGCAAAAATGAAACCGCGACCGCATAGGGTTAGGGTTGTTATTGATGTCGCTTGTCAGTCAACAATTTCAAATCGATAAAGCTTTTCTCTACGCTATGCTAGCCAAAGAAATCAGTAACATTATGTAAAAAAAGAGCAACGGCTCGGCTTGTAACAAAAGTGATAGCGTCACGTTTTAATATAAAGGCATTACTCAAATGCTTAATGCTTAATGCTTAATGCTTAATGCTTAATGCTTAATGCTTGTCATTGTGTGCTTATAAGACACTTCGTGATGCAATACCAACTGTCGGATTAAGTAAATTATCCTGCCCAGGACAACGATAACAGACACGATCTAAAAATATGTTTTTTTGCTGTTAAGCTAAGTCGGCATCAATGCTGACATTATATCTTTGTGCTTAAAGCCCACCGGATCGTCAGTGGGTTTACTCAATAGACCACCTCTATTCATCACGGCATTCATCTGCACATTAAACTGAAATAACTTAATCCCATCTCCTGAGCCATCATTTTGGCTATGGCTGATATATCCCCAAACCACTTCAACATACTCGTTTCAGCGCTCCCGAAGAACAAGGCCTAAAGGCTAGGACGCTGCGTGGCTAGAACCTATAAAATCTTAGCAGCCAAGCGACACTTGAGCCTAACAAACCGAAGGTCGCTCTAGCAGCCATAGGGGCTCTTTAATTTGCACGGTGACTTTCCAGCTTTCGCCCGTTATGATATTTATTTCAATCATTTACCAGCCAAAATCGACGCCTTAACAAACTAACTTGATGACTAACACTATGGCTAGCCTATTGATCTATTAGCAAAACAATCAATTAGTTAATATTAATATTACTCTTTTCCGTTACCCTTATTATGACCATTAATCTATCACTGAGTCAGT from Shewanella psychromarinicola includes the following:
- a CDS encoding LabA-like NYN domain-containing protein, which produces MTTLAVFVDVQNIYYTCKQGFGRSFNYRALYKRLSAQGNISHAIAYAIAPADDGQVKFQDALKHIGFTVKTKPYIQRSDGSAKGDWDVGITIDMLEIAPMVDEVILLSGDGDFDLLLKKINQTTTCYTHVVSVERLTAKSLTDQCQQFTAIDNTLLI